A stretch of the Aspergillus puulaauensis MK2 DNA, chromosome 6, nearly complete sequence genome encodes the following:
- the RPC82 gene encoding putative DNA directed RNA polymerase III subunit Rpc82 (BUSCO:EOG092610QT;~COG:K;~EggNog:ENOG410PIIH;~InterPro:IPR013197,IPR036388,IPR036390,IPR008806, IPR039748;~PFAM:PF08221,PF05645;~go_component: GO:0005666 - RNA polymerase III complex [Evidence IEA];~go_function: GO:0003677 - DNA binding [Evidence IEA];~go_function: GO:0003697 - single-stranded DNA binding [Evidence IEA];~go_process: GO:0006351 - transcription, DNA-templated [Evidence IEA]) has translation MASQYAAELCMLLVEDNFGELFGRLFSTLHRYERLTLQRLLNFTHLSESRVRAALVAMIQHHLVYFYTAVEEGGVTYYSANIHAAYYLTRSGKILELVEDRLGKYAATVMSTIMYLGHAQVNHLETLPELRPDSPKTNGVNAEQEDLVEEETEVNGANGEHASEQPALLHPTLKALAGHGYIVRVREAHFQSHDDNILAIERQIRAGDSAQGLKGKKLEEYVLEKTAEMLREKLDGDLTRGLVVNGVPRGVKRKCPNGVIDDLDNKKGRFDYDDLGGGEEEENEWLDDEVPMESSLTVRVNYEKLDVALRNRRFLEFAERDAPPETAQVYDYLLRRIEYQTTKCRDTVEIPREGEEGEQYSVSIPLSALAQDIDPYLDLTGSLGPTETSTNNRLGKRPLDDTVNGDDDGDDDGTNGSRTFEIDQHLCLLAQPPLNLTSKRLNGGIITWTVEFRHLARKLRHLELERIVEARYGDVALRVLRVLQAKGKLDEKRLQEISLLPFKDLRQVLASMQTGGFVDLQEVPRDAQRQPSRTIYLWFYDPDRIRNSILQDTYKSMSRCLQRLRFERGRLKDFLEKTERSDVKGNEELYLSEGELERLREWRAKESLLLGEVARLDDMVAVVRDY, from the exons ATGGCTTCGCAG TATGCTGCGGAGCTCTGCATGCTCCTAGTCGAAGATAATTTTGGCGAGCTCTTTGGT CGCCTATTCTCGACTCTGCATCGCTATGAACGACTCACTCTACAGCGACTGCTAAATTTCACCCACCTTTCCGAAAGCCGGGTCCGCGCGGCGCTCGTTGCCATGATCCAGCACCATCTCGTGTACTTCTATACtgccgtcgaagaaggcggcgTTACCTATTACAGTGCGAATATACATGCGGCATACTACCTTACCAGGTCTGGGAAAATATTGGAACTTGTCGAAGATCGACTAGGCAAATACGCCGCTACTGTCATGTCGACGATCATGTACCTCGGTCATGCCCAAGTAAATCACCTCGAGACTCTACCGGAGTTACGACCCGACTCCCCAAAAACAAATGGGGTCAATGCGGAACAAGAGGAcctggtggaagaagaaacggaaGTGAACGGGGCAAATGGCGAGCATGCTTCAGAGCAGCCAGCACTTCTCCACCCAACACTGAAGGCTCTAGCTGGGCATGGATATATTGTTCGTGTTCGGGAAGCACACTTTCAAAGCCACGATGATAATATCCTGGCTATTGAACGGCAAATAAGAGCAGGAGATTCGGCGCAAGGCCTGAAGGGGAAAAAACTGGAAGAGTATGTGTTAGAAAAGACGGCCGAAATGCTCAGAGAAAAGCTGGACGGGGACCTCACACGTGGATTGGTCGTTAATGGAGTACCCCGGGGGGTCAAACGGAAATGCCCCAATGGAGTTATAGACGATCTTGATAATAAGAAGGGGCGATTTGACTACGACGATCTCGGAggtggagaggaggaagagaatgaatGGTTGGACGACGAAGTCCCCATGGAG TCCTCATTAACAGTCCGGGTGAACTATGAAAAGCTGGATGTTGCTCTTCGAAACCGGCGCTTCCTGGAATTTGCTGAGCGTGACGCGCCGCCAGAAACAGCACAGGTATATGActacctcctccgccgcattgAATACCAAACCACCAAATGTCGGGATACAGTTGAGATTCCTcgtgaaggcgaagaaggcgaacaATACTCAGTGTCCATCCCCTTGAGCGCCCTTGCCCAGGATATCGACCCATACCTTGACCTCACAGGGTCCCTAGGGCCCACAGAAACCTCTACGAACAATCGACTCGGTAAACGCCCGTTGGATGACACCGTAAatggtgacgatgatggcgacgatgatggcaccAATGGGAGCCGCACCTTTGAAATAGACCAACACCTCTGCCTTCTCGCTCAACCACCCCTTAACCTCACCTCCAAGCGTTTAAATGGCGGCATAATAACCTGGACCGTCGAGTTCCGTCACCTAGCCCGCAAACTCCGCCACCTCGAACTCGAACGCATTGTCGAAGCCCGCTATGGCGACGTTGCCCTCCGCGTCCTCCGCGTCCTCCAGGCAAAGGGAAAACTGGACGAAAAGCGCCTCCAAGAAATCAGTCTCTTGCCCTTCAAAGACCTCCGCCAGGTCCTCGCATCCATGCAGACAGGGGGCTTTGTCGATCTCCAGGAAGTTCCCCGTGACGCACAACGCCAGCCTTCACGCACTATCTACCTCTGGTTCTACGATCCAGACCGCATCCGCAACAGTATCCTGCAGGACACATACAAATCAATGTCACGATGCCTGCAACGACTAAGATTTGAGCGCGGACGACTGAAGGATTTCCTCGAAAAAACGGAACGCAGCGACGTTAAGGGCAACGAAGAACTATACCTTTCCGAGGGAGAATTGGAGAGGCTGCGTGAATGGAGAGCCAAGGAATCGTTGCTGCTTGGGGAAGTTGCGCGGTTGGATGACATGGTTGCTGTGGTGCGGGATTATTGA